The Citrifermentans bemidjiense Bem genome window below encodes:
- a CDS encoding tyrosine-type recombinase/integrase, protein MALTDVKVRNAKPGEKQAKLSDGDGMYLLVTPQGGKCWRLKYRIAGKEKVLALGTYPEISLSEARERKDAARKLIANGHDPGEVKKAQKAAKTAEAENTFQAVTQEWHGRFKSQWSEKHAEQILRRLELDVFPWLGTRPVGEIKAPELLAVLRRIEMRTLETAHRVRIACSQVFRYAVATGRAERDPVADLKGALPPVKNNHFAALTDPKAVAPLLRAIDGFEGSFVVKCALKLAALTFVRPGELRHAEWSEIDLEAARWEIPAERMKMKVAHLVPLSTQAVDILKELHPLTGSGTYVFPCHRSPLRCMSENAVNAALRRMGFEKSEITGHGFRAMARTILDEVLHVRPDFIEHQLAHAVKDPLGRAYNRTSHLAERQKMMQTWADFLDGLKTGAKVLPFQRNVSQ, encoded by the coding sequence ATGGCTCTGACTGATGTTAAGGTGCGAAATGCAAAACCTGGAGAGAAGCAGGCAAAGCTATCCGATGGCGACGGCATGTATCTGCTGGTCACACCGCAAGGTGGAAAATGTTGGCGGTTAAAGTATCGGATTGCCGGGAAAGAAAAAGTCCTGGCGCTAGGCACATATCCCGAAATCTCCCTTTCAGAGGCTAGGGAACGGAAAGACGCAGCCAGGAAGCTCATTGCCAATGGGCATGATCCTGGTGAGGTAAAGAAGGCACAGAAGGCAGCTAAGACTGCTGAAGCTGAAAACACCTTTCAGGCGGTTACGCAGGAGTGGCATGGCCGCTTCAAATCGCAATGGTCGGAAAAGCATGCTGAGCAGATCCTGAGACGCCTGGAACTCGATGTTTTCCCATGGCTTGGTACACGTCCGGTTGGCGAGATCAAAGCTCCTGAATTGTTGGCGGTTTTGCGTCGGATAGAGATGCGGACTCTTGAGACCGCCCATCGGGTGCGAATTGCTTGCAGCCAAGTATTCCGATATGCCGTCGCGACCGGTCGCGCCGAACGTGACCCTGTTGCTGACCTTAAGGGGGCGCTGCCGCCGGTCAAGAACAATCACTTTGCAGCGCTGACCGATCCGAAAGCTGTTGCACCGCTCTTACGGGCAATTGACGGGTTTGAAGGATCTTTCGTAGTCAAATGTGCCTTGAAGTTAGCCGCTCTCACTTTCGTTCGACCTGGTGAATTACGGCATGCTGAATGGTCAGAGATCGATCTGGAAGCTGCGAGGTGGGAGATCCCTGCGGAACGCATGAAAATGAAAGTTGCCCACCTTGTGCCGCTTTCCACGCAAGCCGTCGACATCCTGAAGGAACTCCACCCTTTGACTGGATCAGGGACGTACGTATTCCCATGTCACCGTTCTCCGCTTCGCTGTATGAGTGAGAACGCAGTCAACGCAGCTCTTCGACGGATGGGCTTTGAAAAGTCGGAGATCACCGGCCATGGCTTCCGTGCAATGGCGCGGACCATCCTTGATGAGGTGCTGCATGTTAGGCCGGACTTCATCGAACATCAGCTAGCTCATGCCGTGAAAGATCCTTTGGGGCGTGCTTACAACCGTACCAGCCATCTCGCTGAGCGGCAAAAGATGATGCAAACTTGGGCTGATTTCCTTGATGGCCTTAAAACCGGCGCAAAGGTGCTTCCGTTTCAACGAAATGTCAGCCAGTAA
- the cmk gene encoding (d)CMP kinase — protein MSAVRENGVIVAIDGPSGAGKSSLTKLLAKRLGYIHIDTGAMFRAVALSAQRAGIKSDDDAGLAELCRGLEIAFARDGETCRVLANGEDVSTKIRTEEIGLLTSTISARKPVRQALLEMQRKMGAKGGVILEGRDIGTVVFPDAEVKFFLSASAEERGRRRYLELAARGESATLEETIAKVIQRDRQDEGREHAPLKQAQDAVPIDSTSLTIEQVLELMESTVKERLAQGDKG, from the coding sequence GTGAGCGCAGTAAGGGAAAACGGAGTAATCGTAGCCATAGACGGCCCGTCCGGGGCCGGCAAAAGCAGCCTCACCAAGCTCCTCGCCAAACGTCTGGGGTATATCCACATCGACACCGGCGCCATGTTCCGCGCCGTGGCCCTTTCGGCCCAGCGCGCCGGCATCAAGAGCGACGACGACGCGGGACTGGCCGAACTTTGCCGCGGCCTTGAGATCGCTTTTGCCCGCGACGGCGAAACCTGCCGGGTACTCGCCAACGGCGAGGACGTATCCACGAAGATCAGGACCGAGGAGATCGGGCTTTTGACCTCGACCATCTCGGCCAGGAAGCCGGTGCGCCAGGCGCTTTTGGAAATGCAGCGCAAGATGGGGGCCAAGGGGGGCGTGATCCTGGAAGGTCGCGACATCGGCACCGTGGTTTTTCCCGATGCCGAGGTGAAGTTCTTTCTCTCTGCCAGCGCCGAGGAGCGCGGCCGTCGCCGTTACCTGGAACTTGCCGCCCGCGGCGAGAGCGCGACCCTCGAAGAGACCATAGCCAAGGTGATCCAGCGCGACCGGCAGGACGAGGGGCGCGAACACGCTCCACTTAAGCAGGCGCAAGACGCCGTCCCCATCGATTCCACCAGCCTCACCATCGAGCAGGTCCTGGAACTGATGGAAAGTACCGTGAAAGAGCGCCTGGCCCAAGGCGATAAGGGGTAA
- a CDS encoding helix-turn-helix domain-containing protein, with protein MKNPVAIRQLLGDNVRTLRKVRGWSQEELGEHADLSYKFVGEIERGTGNPSLDSLVGIANALTVPIAELFLHRGLLVLSDTDVADVETSMAVLNRVLGNARADIPQRQKA; from the coding sequence ATGAAAAACCCGGTAGCGATTAGACAACTTTTAGGGGATAACGTTCGGACGCTAAGAAAAGTGAGGGGTTGGAGCCAAGAAGAATTAGGGGAGCATGCCGATTTAAGCTATAAGTTCGTAGGGGAGATTGAAAGGGGAACCGGGAATCCGAGCCTGGATTCCCTGGTTGGCATTGCGAACGCACTGACCGTACCTATTGCTGAGCTTTTCCTACATCGGGGCCTTCTGGTGCTGAGTGACACAGATGTCGCCGATGTCGAGACCTCTATGGCTGTGCTGAACAGGGTACTTGGAAACGCCAGAGCAGACATTCCGCAACGGCAAAAAGCGTGA
- a CDS encoding 4-hydroxy-3-methylbut-2-enyl diphosphate reductase → MQVILAKHAGFCFGVKRATQLAFQAANIGSETYTLGPIIHSPQVVQRLEEMGVIPVDNVSEVETGGTIIIRSHGVAAEELEAAVRANLEVVDATCPFVKKAQEHVATLSKEGYDIVVVGDAVHPEVQGIVSYAAGRVYVVSSHKDVERLPRMSKIGVVAQTTQSFEHLHEVVAACLARGGEARVYNTICDATAVRQEEAKKLAGAVDCMVVIGGFNSANTMRLAQICLELLPRTHHVETASQIDEQWFKGVKKVGVTAGASTPKWIIDEVIDRISAIDKDKIS, encoded by the coding sequence ATGCAAGTGATATTGGCCAAGCACGCCGGGTTTTGCTTCGGCGTCAAAAGGGCTACGCAACTGGCATTCCAAGCAGCCAACATCGGGAGCGAAACCTACACGCTCGGGCCTATCATCCACTCGCCGCAGGTAGTGCAAAGGCTTGAGGAGATGGGCGTGATACCGGTCGATAACGTGAGCGAGGTGGAGACCGGGGGCACCATCATCATCCGTTCCCACGGCGTCGCAGCCGAGGAACTGGAAGCCGCAGTTCGTGCCAACCTCGAGGTGGTCGACGCCACCTGCCCCTTCGTCAAGAAAGCGCAGGAGCATGTGGCGACTCTATCCAAAGAAGGGTACGACATCGTGGTGGTGGGGGACGCGGTGCACCCCGAGGTGCAGGGAATCGTCTCCTACGCTGCCGGGAGGGTGTACGTGGTCAGCTCCCATAAAGACGTGGAGCGCCTCCCGCGCATGTCGAAGATCGGCGTCGTGGCCCAGACTACTCAGTCGTTCGAGCATCTGCACGAAGTCGTCGCCGCCTGCCTTGCCAGGGGAGGGGAGGCCCGGGTCTACAACACCATCTGCGACGCCACGGCGGTCAGGCAGGAGGAGGCCAAGAAACTTGCCGGCGCGGTGGACTGCATGGTGGTGATCGGCGGCTTCAATTCCGCCAACACCATGAGGCTCGCCCAGATCTGCCTGGAGCTTTTGCCCCGCACCCACCACGTCGAGACCGCCAGCCAGATCGACGAGCAGTGGTTCAAGGGGGTGAAGAAGGTCGGAGTCACGGCCGGCGCCTCCACGCCGAAATGGATTATCGATGAAGTGATCGATCGTATTTCGGCGATAGATAAAGATAAAATAAGTTGA
- a CDS encoding 30S ribosomal protein S1, translated as MGDEKRTFKKKDMPIRRLHDNDEELDQAEMGGEFADLFQDSLRQPQSGEVVKAVVVQIEQDVVLVDVGYKSEGAIRIGEFIDENGELNVKVGDEVNVYFERGENIRGHMVLSKKKADSQVAWETIAAAGEGGVIEGKITGKVKGGMTVDVGVEAFLPASQVDLRPGGNMDRFVGQTYQFRILKLNRKRGNLVLSRRVLLEEERDKARTETLATLKEGDIVNGVVKNIAEYGAFVDLGGVDGLLHVTDMSWGRLGHPSEMVKVGDTLNVMVLKYDREKGKISLGLKQTVPDPWLNVGDRYKEGERVSGKVVSLTDYGAFISLEDGIEGLVHVSEMSWTRRVRHPSEILKVGEEVEAVILGVDPGNRRISLGLKQTEINPWTVIGERYPVGTKIEGQIKNITDFGVFIGIEDGIDGLVHVSDISWTRRVKHPGEMFAKGQTVQAVVLNIDVENERLSLGIKQLAADPWEEIPRKYRPGSKVKGRVTSVTDFGIFVEIEEGIEGLIHVSEISYEKVASPKDFANVGDELEAVVLNVDMVEKKIALSIKALQTAMEKAEMASYMGSQGEATSSFGDLLKEKLKKNTEE; from the coding sequence ATGGGTGACGAAAAAAGGACGTTCAAGAAAAAAGATATGCCTATCAGGCGGTTACACGATAATGACGAGGAGCTGGATCAGGCCGAAATGGGTGGCGAGTTTGCCGACCTTTTCCAGGACAGTCTGAGGCAGCCGCAGAGCGGCGAGGTAGTTAAGGCCGTCGTGGTCCAGATCGAGCAGGACGTGGTGCTCGTGGACGTCGGTTACAAGTCCGAAGGCGCTATCCGCATCGGCGAGTTCATCGACGAGAACGGCGAACTCAACGTCAAGGTCGGTGACGAAGTAAACGTTTACTTCGAGCGCGGCGAGAACATCCGCGGCCACATGGTCCTCTCGAAGAAGAAAGCCGATTCCCAGGTTGCCTGGGAGACCATCGCCGCAGCCGGCGAGGGTGGCGTTATCGAAGGCAAGATCACCGGCAAGGTGAAGGGCGGCATGACCGTCGACGTCGGCGTCGAGGCATTCCTTCCGGCGTCCCAGGTTGACCTCCGTCCCGGCGGCAACATGGATCGCTTCGTCGGCCAGACCTACCAGTTCAGGATCCTGAAACTGAACAGGAAGCGCGGCAACCTGGTTCTTTCCCGTCGCGTGCTGCTCGAAGAAGAGCGCGACAAGGCAAGGACCGAGACCCTGGCGACCCTGAAGGAAGGCGACATCGTCAACGGCGTGGTCAAGAACATCGCCGAGTACGGCGCGTTCGTCGACCTGGGCGGTGTAGACGGCCTGCTGCACGTAACCGACATGTCCTGGGGCCGCCTCGGCCACCCCTCCGAGATGGTCAAAGTGGGCGACACCCTGAACGTGATGGTTCTCAAGTACGACCGCGAGAAAGGGAAGATCTCCCTCGGCCTCAAGCAGACCGTGCCCGATCCCTGGCTCAACGTCGGCGATCGCTACAAGGAAGGCGAGAGGGTGAGCGGCAAAGTCGTGAGCCTGACCGACTACGGCGCGTTCATCTCCCTGGAAGACGGCATCGAAGGTCTGGTGCACGTTTCCGAAATGTCCTGGACCAGGAGGGTGCGTCACCCGTCCGAGATCCTCAAGGTCGGAGAGGAAGTCGAAGCAGTCATCCTGGGCGTCGATCCGGGCAACCGCAGGATCTCCCTGGGGCTCAAGCAGACCGAGATCAACCCCTGGACCGTGATCGGGGAGCGTTACCCGGTAGGCACCAAGATCGAAGGTCAGATCAAGAACATCACCGACTTCGGCGTCTTCATCGGCATCGAAGACGGCATCGACGGCCTGGTGCATGTCTCCGACATCTCCTGGACCCGCCGCGTGAAGCACCCGGGCGAGATGTTCGCCAAAGGGCAGACCGTGCAGGCAGTCGTTCTCAACATCGACGTCGAGAACGAGCGTCTCTCCCTGGGCATCAAGCAGCTGGCAGCCGATCCGTGGGAAGAGATCCCCAGGAAGTACCGTCCGGGTTCCAAGGTCAAAGGGCGCGTCACCTCCGTGACCGACTTCGGTATCTTCGTCGAGATCGAAGAAGGGATCGAAGGCCTGATCCACGTTTCCGAGATCTCCTACGAGAAGGTCGCCTCCCCGAAAGACTTCGCCAACGTGGGCGATGAGCTTGAGGCAGTAGTGCTGAACGTGGACATGGTCGAGAAGAAGATCGCCCTTTCCATCAAGGCGCTGCAGACCGCCATGGAGAAGGCAGAGATGGCCTCCTACATGGGTAGCCAGGGTGAGGCCACCTCCAGCTTCGGCGACCTGCTGAAAGAGAAGCTGAAGAAGAACACCGAGGAATAG
- a CDS encoding restriction endonuclease subunit S domain-containing protein yields the protein MIRFSELERTLRVDAEYFSKSRIDAAKRLDQIHTEALDRVADISDGNHFSISEEFQEEGIPYYRGQDVTGHFYIEQSQPVFIPQKAFSVSHMLRSHLHKGDVLLSIVGTIGELSLVSSESDATCSCKLAILRPQTVKPGYLAVFLKSRYGQDQIHRLKRGAVQMGLLLEDMDQLRIPRFLGKLEIAVERAVEKAKNALDNSFNLYRQAEEILLRTLGLEDWTPPEPLTYERNASETLTAGRLDSQYFSPRVQTLIQILSRDNLSVGDVARLRKEYFIPSRHETFEYIEIGGVTASGEVNSSSVPADETPDRATWHVRSGDVITSTVRPIRRLSAVIYPEQDGFVCSSGFAVLEPYRAFSELLLVYLRLPVIAELMDLHTTASMYPAISVPDILKLPFVQPSSDVAEEVAKLVRDSHAARKQAHALLARAKWAVEIAIEDNEAVGLTFLQNGGYQ from the coding sequence GTGATACGTTTCTCTGAGCTGGAGCGTACTCTGCGAGTCGATGCAGAGTATTTCAGCAAATCGCGTATTGATGCTGCAAAGCGTCTGGACCAAATCCATACAGAAGCACTAGATCGCGTAGCCGACATCTCAGACGGAAACCATTTCAGTATCAGTGAAGAGTTCCAGGAAGAAGGAATCCCGTATTATCGAGGGCAAGACGTCACCGGGCATTTTTATATTGAGCAGTCACAGCCGGTCTTTATTCCGCAGAAAGCCTTTTCGGTGTCGCACATGTTGCGGTCTCACCTGCACAAGGGTGATGTGCTGCTATCCATTGTTGGCACCATTGGGGAGTTAAGCCTTGTCAGCTCTGAGTCAGATGCAACTTGTAGTTGTAAGCTAGCAATACTACGTCCTCAAACGGTTAAACCGGGTTACTTGGCTGTTTTCCTCAAGTCTAGATACGGGCAAGATCAAATCCATCGTCTCAAGCGGGGAGCCGTGCAAATGGGGTTGCTGCTGGAGGATATGGATCAACTACGCATCCCCCGTTTTTTGGGTAAGTTGGAGATCGCTGTAGAAAGGGCCGTTGAAAAGGCAAAAAACGCGCTCGATAACAGCTTCAATCTCTACCGTCAGGCCGAGGAAATCCTTCTCCGCACTCTCGGTCTTGAAGACTGGACGCCGCCGGAGCCGCTGACATATGAGCGCAATGCCAGCGAAACATTAACCGCTGGACGGCTGGATTCTCAATATTTCAGTCCACGGGTGCAAACCCTGATACAAATTCTCAGCCGAGATAACCTGAGCGTCGGCGATGTGGCGCGTCTTCGCAAAGAATATTTCATTCCATCCCGGCATGAAACCTTCGAGTACATCGAAATCGGCGGTGTTACGGCCAGCGGCGAAGTCAATAGTTCCAGCGTTCCCGCCGACGAGACGCCGGACCGCGCCACTTGGCATGTTCGTAGTGGAGATGTCATTACCTCCACCGTCCGCCCAATTAGACGCCTGAGTGCCGTCATCTACCCGGAACAGGATGGTTTTGTCTGCTCGTCCGGATTTGCAGTGCTCGAACCCTATCGTGCGTTCTCTGAACTTTTGCTGGTCTATCTACGCCTGCCGGTTATCGCTGAATTGATGGACTTGCACACTACGGCTTCAATGTACCCGGCTATTTCTGTACCAGATATTTTGAAACTGCCTTTTGTTCAACCGTCATCGGATGTAGCTGAAGAGGTTGCAAAGCTTGTACGCGATTCACACGCCGCACGCAAACAGGCCCATGCTCTGCTGGCGCGAGCCAAGTGGGCCGTGGAGATTGCCATAGAGGACAACGAAGCGGTGGGGCTCACTTTCCTTCAAAATGGAGGGTATCAATGA
- a CDS encoding N-6 DNA methylase: MSALTIHTLASIFRDEKAALSLTLFSQEDISTIEGGVFDKNGKAYIKCLVLGKEKQAKPEEIVRQLWLYRLIHNYNYPVSRVTVEYPITFGRDTSKRADIVVFDKDRPTVPYLIVEVKKTKLKEGKEQLKSYCHATGAPLALWSDGSLVTFWHRKNPNYFVEIPEIPSASQTIEEVAETPWNIKTLLLFEQQREQDLHHTRSLRDLILDMEDEVLANAGVDVFEEVFKLIFTKLYDELTVYSGRHKYLRFRNTNTASELRDRIQALFEEACDRWEGVFPPGDRLRLTADHLQVCIGSLEKYKLFNSNLDVIDEAFEYLVSKSSKGEKGQYFTPRWVIDMCVKMLNPQVDESMIDTACGSAGFTMHAIFKVWRDILDREGLAASHLFTMERKPEACYDYVREKVFAIDFDEKSVRVARCLNLIAGDGQTNVMHLNTLDWKKWDETVKEENWNDTYNQGWKKLRKLLIDPKGKDYRAFGFDLLMANPPFAGDIKQSDMLSLYEMGHKENGKAESKVGRDLLFIERNLDFLRPGGRMAIVLPQGRFNNAGDKRIRRYIAEHCRILAVVGLHPNTFKPHTGIKTSVLFVQKWNEDPTAGLLCPRVDDYNIFFATQKLPSKDSSGDKIYVTKPVVSIFEEGNPNGESKLVKYDHDDFLKRYGSIKAATVYQFRVNGKKKRMSLEEIEEQYGGLANVEKPMNMVMPIESKELVRDTHGHWIVQHDLFNHEGLTQNGVAEAFIEFAKKEELNFFP; this comes from the coding sequence GTGTCGGCCTTAACTATTCACACATTAGCTTCAATTTTTCGAGACGAGAAGGCGGCATTAAGCCTCACCCTTTTTAGCCAGGAGGATATTTCTACCATAGAGGGAGGCGTCTTCGACAAGAATGGAAAGGCGTATATCAAATGCTTGGTCTTAGGGAAGGAGAAACAGGCTAAACCGGAAGAGATCGTTCGCCAGCTTTGGTTGTACCGGCTAATTCATAACTATAACTATCCGGTGTCCCGAGTCACAGTCGAGTACCCTATCACATTTGGCCGTGACACAAGCAAACGTGCAGACATTGTGGTCTTTGACAAGGACCGGCCAACAGTTCCATATCTCATTGTCGAAGTGAAGAAGACAAAGTTGAAGGAGGGGAAAGAGCAACTTAAATCCTATTGCCATGCGACGGGTGCCCCGCTAGCCTTGTGGTCTGACGGCTCTCTTGTGACTTTCTGGCATCGCAAAAATCCGAATTACTTCGTCGAAATTCCTGAGATTCCATCCGCCTCCCAAACTATCGAGGAGGTGGCTGAAACCCCATGGAACATCAAGACCCTTCTGTTATTCGAACAGCAAAGGGAGCAGGACCTCCACCATACCCGTTCTTTGCGCGACCTTATTCTGGATATGGAAGACGAGGTTTTGGCAAACGCCGGAGTTGACGTATTCGAAGAGGTTTTTAAGCTGATCTTCACAAAGCTGTACGACGAGCTTACGGTCTACTCTGGGCGGCACAAGTACCTTCGCTTCCGCAACACCAATACTGCCAGTGAATTGCGTGATCGAATCCAGGCTCTCTTTGAGGAGGCTTGCGACAGATGGGAAGGGGTATTCCCTCCCGGAGACCGACTCCGCTTAACCGCTGACCATTTACAGGTCTGCATAGGCTCGTTAGAAAAATACAAACTTTTCAATTCCAACCTCGATGTCATCGACGAGGCATTTGAATATCTGGTCAGTAAGTCATCAAAGGGTGAGAAAGGGCAATATTTCACTCCTCGTTGGGTTATTGATATGTGTGTGAAGATGCTGAACCCGCAGGTTGATGAAAGTATGATCGATACCGCCTGCGGGTCTGCTGGATTCACAATGCACGCCATTTTTAAAGTCTGGCGCGACATCCTTGACCGTGAAGGGCTTGCTGCTTCCCACCTATTCACGATGGAGCGCAAGCCGGAAGCTTGTTACGATTACGTGCGAGAAAAGGTCTTCGCCATCGATTTTGACGAGAAGAGCGTCCGTGTTGCCCGCTGCCTCAATCTCATAGCTGGCGATGGTCAGACAAACGTCATGCACCTCAATACCCTTGATTGGAAGAAGTGGGATGAAACCGTCAAAGAGGAAAATTGGAACGATACTTATAACCAGGGATGGAAGAAGCTCCGCAAGCTGTTGATCGATCCGAAAGGGAAGGATTACCGCGCCTTTGGCTTTGATCTCCTAATGGCCAATCCCCCTTTTGCAGGTGACATCAAGCAGAGCGACATGCTTTCTCTCTACGAAATGGGACACAAGGAGAACGGCAAGGCAGAGTCTAAAGTCGGTCGTGATCTTCTCTTTATAGAGCGTAACCTTGACTTTCTCCGCCCCGGCGGTCGAATGGCGATAGTCCTCCCCCAAGGACGATTCAATAACGCCGGTGACAAGCGGATACGACGCTACATCGCCGAACATTGCCGGATTCTCGCGGTGGTTGGCCTCCATCCCAATACCTTCAAGCCTCACACGGGCATCAAAACGAGTGTGCTGTTCGTGCAAAAATGGAACGAAGACCCTACAGCGGGGCTCCTTTGCCCTAGGGTGGATGATTATAATATCTTCTTTGCTACGCAGAAGCTGCCGTCCAAGGATTCCTCCGGTGACAAGATCTACGTAACCAAGCCGGTCGTTTCGATTTTCGAGGAAGGCAACCCTAACGGAGAAAGTAAGCTCGTAAAATACGACCACGATGATTTCCTGAAGAGGTATGGCAGCATCAAAGCAGCTACGGTTTATCAGTTCCGGGTGAACGGCAAGAAGAAACGAATGAGCCTGGAGGAAATTGAAGAGCAGTACGGCGGTCTGGCGAATGTTGAAAAACCCATGAATATGGTCATGCCGATTGAATCCAAGGAACTTGTCCGGGATACCCACGGCCATTGGATTGTGCAGCATGACCTGTTCAATCACGAGGGACTCACGCAAAATGGTGTAGCTGAGGCGTTCATCGAATTCGCCAAGAAGGAGGAGTTGAATTTTTTTCCCTAA
- a CDS encoding integration host factor subunit beta has product MTKSELIDKLVEVRGVLTRKDSEAVVSMVFDAMSEALTNGDKVEIRGFGSFTIRDREPREARNPKSGEIVSIPSKKTPFFKTGKDLRERVNNL; this is encoded by the coding sequence ATGACAAAGAGCGAACTGATCGACAAGCTGGTTGAAGTACGTGGCGTGCTGACCCGCAAGGACTCCGAAGCCGTCGTTTCCATGGTGTTCGACGCCATGAGCGAGGCGCTCACCAATGGAGACAAGGTAGAGATCCGCGGTTTTGGGAGTTTCACCATCAGGGATCGCGAGCCGCGCGAGGCAAGGAACCCGAAGAGCGGCGAGATCGTCAGCATCCCGTCCAAGAAGACCCCGTTTTTCAAGACCGGCAAGGATCTTAGGGAGCGGGTGAACAACCTGTAG
- a CDS encoding immunoglobulin domain-containing family protein: MAYIDLPPSAAKALPYFYGKYGRKFKVVLYGKRGDHNIAGDFEFSYEEAVRLGFAKRTFARVIDELIEKGFIEMAGYGGLRGFCKSYNKFRPSYRWQRYGQPDFEAVPRYPSELA, encoded by the coding sequence ATGGCGTACATAGACTTGCCTCCTTCCGCAGCGAAGGCACTTCCTTACTTTTATGGTAAGTATGGTAGGAAATTCAAAGTCGTCCTTTATGGAAAACGTGGCGATCACAACATTGCAGGCGACTTCGAGTTTTCTTATGAAGAGGCGGTTAGGCTCGGGTTTGCCAAGAGAACTTTTGCCCGCGTGATTGATGAGCTAATAGAGAAAGGCTTTATTGAAATGGCCGGGTATGGCGGTCTACGCGGTTTCTGCAAATCGTATAACAAGTTCAGGCCGTCTTATCGGTGGCAGCGGTACGGCCAGCCAGATTTTGAGGCAGTGCCACGCTACCCCTCAGAACTGGCGTAA